The following proteins are co-located in the Mycolicibacterium goodii genome:
- a CDS encoding acyl-CoA dehydrogenase family protein — MTATVEHAPGLPDTEYRALKDRIFDAIWSELDPLEERIENEERIPTEIVLPILERIGAFGLLVPREYGGSGLSIAQYLPIIAEFAKVQGGLRVIVHVHNSFAHALSEIGNDEQKAAVLYGAATGQNSVAFALTEPGHGTGADLGSAAVRTGDEYEITGEKWLITNSDIATHFIVFAKTSATEVSAFLVPRDTEGLSIEPLPETMGCKGGEHGHIRLSGVRVPASALIGAEGEGNLHLERALEISRVFIAASSLGTSERALELSLARAKERVTFGKPIGSRQAIQRYLAEMATDIYALRGLLADAARKWDSGKRIPAEASMCKLFGLEAVGRVTDRALLIHGGIGYTRAYPVERLYRDARLNWLEEGTPTIQHMVTAGELLSGYVFSDAFDNGM; from the coding sequence ATGACCGCCACCGTAGAACACGCGCCCGGTTTGCCAGACACCGAGTACCGCGCCCTCAAAGACCGCATCTTCGATGCGATCTGGTCCGAACTCGACCCGCTCGAGGAGCGCATCGAGAACGAAGAACGCATCCCCACCGAGATCGTGCTCCCCATCCTCGAGCGGATCGGCGCGTTCGGTCTGCTCGTACCGCGCGAGTACGGGGGAAGCGGACTGTCGATCGCGCAGTACCTGCCCATCATCGCCGAGTTCGCGAAAGTTCAAGGCGGACTTCGCGTGATCGTGCACGTGCACAATTCGTTCGCCCACGCCCTCTCCGAGATCGGCAACGACGAGCAGAAGGCCGCGGTGTTGTACGGAGCCGCCACCGGTCAGAACTCGGTGGCGTTCGCGCTGACCGAGCCCGGGCACGGGACCGGCGCCGACCTCGGCTCGGCGGCCGTGCGCACCGGCGACGAGTACGAGATCACCGGCGAGAAGTGGCTGATCACCAACTCCGACATCGCCACGCATTTCATCGTGTTCGCCAAGACCTCGGCCACCGAGGTATCGGCCTTTCTGGTTCCCCGTGACACCGAAGGGTTGTCCATCGAACCGCTTCCGGAGACCATGGGCTGCAAAGGCGGCGAGCACGGTCACATCAGACTGTCGGGAGTCCGGGTTCCGGCGTCGGCACTGATCGGCGCGGAGGGTGAGGGAAATCTGCACCTCGAACGCGCACTTGAGATCAGCCGCGTCTTCATCGCCGCGAGTTCGCTCGGAACCTCGGAACGCGCGCTGGAGTTGTCCCTGGCCCGAGCCAAGGAGCGTGTGACGTTCGGTAAGCCGATCGGTTCCCGGCAGGCGATCCAGCGCTACCTCGCCGAGATGGCCACCGACATCTACGCATTGCGCGGACTACTTGCCGACGCGGCACGCAAGTGGGACAGCGGCAAGCGGATCCCGGCCGAGGCGAGCATGTGCAAGCTGTTCGGCCTCGAAGCCGTCGGCCGGGTCACCGACCGGGCACTGCTGATCCACGGCGGTATCGGGTACACCAGGGCCTATCCCGTCGAACGGCTTTATCGGGACGCCCGCCTCAACTGGCTCGAGGAGGGCACGCCGACCATCCAGCACATGGTCACCGCCGGTGAACTGCTGTCCGGATACGTCTTCTCCGACGCCTTCGACAACGGCATGTGA
- a CDS encoding TetR/AcrR family transcriptional regulator — protein MSTKFEANRDEILRISAELFAKSGYHGTGISDLGAAVGLGRGALYHYIGSKETILYEISSRQLAQMNKLADDLAVTETDPEKRLRGLARALLRNIAEHRAEWTVFFREYHALTGERRDRVIAARERYEAHWRNALDQGVREGRFRQLPTLMVKGLLGMFNYSYLWLTLDGPESPEDIADEFLDTVLAGMNAEN, from the coding sequence GTGAGCACAAAATTCGAGGCGAATCGCGATGAGATCCTGCGCATTTCGGCCGAGTTGTTCGCGAAGTCCGGATACCACGGAACCGGTATCTCCGACCTGGGGGCCGCGGTCGGTCTCGGCCGCGGCGCCCTGTACCACTACATCGGTAGCAAAGAGACGATCCTCTACGAGATCAGCAGCCGGCAGTTGGCGCAGATGAACAAGCTGGCAGATGACCTGGCGGTGACGGAGACGGATCCGGAGAAACGGCTTCGCGGCCTGGCCCGCGCGTTGCTGCGGAACATCGCCGAACACCGCGCCGAATGGACGGTGTTCTTCCGCGAGTACCACGCGCTGACCGGGGAACGGCGTGACCGCGTCATCGCCGCTCGTGAGCGTTACGAGGCGCACTGGCGCAACGCCCTTGACCAGGGCGTCCGCGAGGGTCGATTCCGCCAACTACCGACGCTCATGGTCAAGGGCCTGCTCGGCATGTTCAACTACAGCTATCTCTGGCTGACGTTGGACGGCCCCGAGAGCCCTGAGGACATCGCCGACGAGTTCCTCGATACCGTCCTCGCCGGTATGAATGCCGAGAACTGA
- a CDS encoding MFS transporter, translating to MTTIDSEVGQKAGAVRPARVVAASFVGTAIEWYDFFIFGTAAGLVFGVAFFPTLSPLSGTLAAFATFGVAFISRPAGAIVFGHFGDRIGRKKLLVLSLVLMGTATVAIGLIPSYDQIGIAAPILLVVARLVQGFAVGGEWGGAVLMAVEHAPPKRRAFYGSFPQAGVPAGLVLATVAFLFVERLPDDEIMAWGWRVPFLASSVLLLVGLYVRLQISESPEFEQIRRNDRVAKLPLADALRSHKRPLAVGILTQAASLVPFYLVTVFVLAHGPAELGLARETILMSLLVACILDIFTVPYASIVADRIGPRKMLICGSLYMAVIGYPFFWLLSTGEGWAVALAMILIVTIGHAVTYSAVAAYVARLFPADVRYTGASVSYQMGGVLFSAPAPFIAVTLWSATQSHWSLAAYVAAACLVTVFALTFTKTAKESY from the coding sequence GTGACAACCATCGACAGTGAGGTCGGTCAGAAGGCCGGGGCGGTCCGTCCGGCGCGGGTTGTCGCCGCGAGTTTCGTGGGGACGGCGATCGAGTGGTACGACTTCTTCATCTTCGGAACCGCGGCGGGTCTGGTGTTCGGGGTGGCGTTCTTCCCGACGTTGAGCCCGCTGTCGGGCACCTTGGCGGCGTTCGCCACGTTCGGAGTCGCGTTCATCTCCCGCCCGGCCGGCGCAATCGTCTTCGGGCACTTCGGGGATCGAATCGGCCGCAAGAAGCTGCTGGTCTTGTCACTGGTGCTCATGGGGACGGCCACCGTCGCCATCGGGTTGATCCCCAGCTATGACCAGATCGGCATTGCGGCTCCGATCCTGCTCGTCGTGGCCAGGCTGGTGCAGGGGTTCGCAGTGGGCGGCGAATGGGGCGGGGCGGTGTTGATGGCCGTCGAGCACGCGCCACCGAAGCGGCGTGCGTTCTACGGGAGCTTCCCGCAGGCCGGAGTGCCCGCCGGGCTCGTACTCGCCACCGTGGCATTCCTGTTCGTCGAGCGCCTTCCGGATGACGAAATCATGGCGTGGGGGTGGCGCGTGCCGTTCCTCGCCAGCTCGGTACTTCTTTTGGTCGGCCTCTACGTCAGGTTGCAGATCTCCGAATCGCCGGAGTTCGAACAGATTCGACGGAACGATCGGGTGGCGAAGTTGCCGCTCGCAGACGCCCTGCGATCCCACAAGCGCCCGCTGGCGGTCGGCATTCTCACGCAGGCGGCGTCACTGGTGCCGTTCTATCTGGTGACGGTGTTCGTGCTGGCACACGGACCTGCCGAGCTCGGGCTCGCCCGCGAGACGATCCTGATGAGCCTGTTGGTGGCGTGCATCCTCGACATCTTCACCGTGCCGTATGCCTCGATCGTGGCCGACCGGATAGGGCCGCGGAAGATGCTGATCTGCGGCTCGCTGTACATGGCCGTCATCGGCTATCCATTCTTCTGGCTGCTCAGTACCGGCGAGGGTTGGGCGGTGGCGCTCGCGATGATCCTCATCGTGACGATCGGCCATGCCGTGACGTACTCGGCGGTCGCCGCGTATGTGGCTCGGTTGTTCCCCGCGGACGTGCGCTACACCGGCGCGTCGGTGTCTTACCAGATGGGCGGCGTGCTGTTCAGCGCGCCCGCACCGTTCATCGCGGTCACGTTGTGGTCGGCGACGCAGAGTCACTGGTCCCTCGCCGCTTACGTTGCCGCGGCCTGCCTGGTGACGGTGTTCGCCCTGACGTTCACCAAGACCGCGAAAGAGAGCTACTGA
- a CDS encoding TetR/AcrR family transcriptional regulator has translation MEGSVFFQQLAPVELSNAERIRAAAIRCFAAHGISATTMRTIAEAAGVSHGLVQHHFGNKAGLIAAVDNYVLRVFGEALESNPLPVPATPMDDFNSLGGRFSKLVHDHPDAVDYVGRALIEGNNIGAVIFDGLLKISVRQRDNFAEAGLTRPDLDHDWAALNPLMLRLGPIMLRAHIARHIEGALCKPAELQRWDAAVTAMIRHGQFRAETDRD, from the coding sequence ATGGAAGGCTCCGTGTTCTTTCAGCAACTGGCCCCGGTCGAGTTGTCCAACGCCGAACGGATACGCGCCGCCGCAATCCGTTGTTTTGCGGCGCACGGCATCAGCGCGACCACCATGCGCACCATCGCCGAAGCAGCTGGAGTGTCACACGGGCTGGTACAACACCATTTCGGCAACAAAGCCGGCCTGATCGCCGCTGTCGACAACTACGTCCTGCGTGTGTTCGGTGAAGCCCTCGAATCAAACCCTCTGCCGGTGCCGGCAACTCCGATGGACGATTTCAACTCACTCGGCGGGCGATTCTCCAAGCTCGTCCATGACCATCCCGACGCCGTCGACTACGTGGGCCGCGCGCTCATCGAAGGCAACAACATCGGCGCCGTGATCTTCGACGGACTCCTCAAGATCAGCGTCCGCCAGCGTGACAACTTCGCCGAAGCGGGACTCACCAGGCCAGACCTCGACCATGACTGGGCCGCACTCAACCCGTTGATGCTGCGCCTGGGCCCCATCATGCTGCGCGCACACATCGCCCGCCACATCGAAGGCGCGCTTTGCAAACCCGCCGAGCTGCAGCGCTGGGATGCCGCCGTCACGGCGATGATCCGCCACGGCCAGTTCAGGGCCGAAACCGACCGAGATTGA
- a CDS encoding SDR family NAD(P)-dependent oxidoreductase: MTEFDGDTDRVVLVSGGSRGIGAGITTALTRRGVRVGCTYRTGREEAEKLASDAPERVLPVHFDLSHPETATAAVEQVIDAWGRLDAVILNAGQWAGGRLAHSDPTAWWEVVETNLRGTVTLTRAALPHLQRGTSPSVVLISSVVGLIGHAGDTAYASAKAAMVGFGRSLAKEVARDHIRVNILAPGFIETDMTDAVSASARSRIEHATILGRFGTVDEIATAAVFLSEDATFCTGSVLTADGGWAL, encoded by the coding sequence ATGACGGAGTTCGACGGCGACACCGATCGCGTGGTGCTGGTATCCGGCGGCTCACGGGGCATCGGCGCAGGCATCACCACGGCGCTGACCCGGCGGGGCGTGCGGGTGGGATGCACCTATCGGACCGGGCGCGAGGAGGCCGAGAAGCTGGCGTCGGACGCACCAGAGCGGGTGCTGCCGGTGCATTTCGACCTGTCCCACCCCGAGACCGCGACCGCCGCCGTCGAGCAGGTGATCGATGCGTGGGGTCGCCTCGACGCCGTCATCCTCAACGCCGGTCAGTGGGCCGGCGGACGACTGGCCCACAGCGACCCCACCGCGTGGTGGGAGGTCGTCGAAACCAACCTGCGCGGCACGGTAACCCTCACCAGGGCCGCCCTGCCGCACCTGCAGCGCGGCACCTCGCCGAGCGTCGTGCTCATCTCGTCGGTGGTCGGGTTGATCGGCCACGCCGGCGACACCGCGTACGCAAGCGCAAAGGCCGCCATGGTCGGATTCGGACGCTCACTGGCAAAGGAGGTCGCCCGTGATCACATCCGGGTGAACATCCTCGCCCCCGGCTTCATCGAGACCGACATGACCGACGCGGTGTCGGCGAGTGCCCGCAGCCGCATCGAGCACGCCACCATCCTGGGACGCTTCGGCACGGTGGACGAAATCGCAACTGCAGCAGTCTTCCTCAGCGAGGATGCCACGTTCTGCACGGGGTCCGTACTGACCGCCGACGGCGGCTGGGCCCTGTGA
- a CDS encoding cytochrome P450, which produces MTETAREQTVVDLPLAPINPLPYRQRREALRNFHTGTDILRDAGGPVTRFSLGPRWLMPPIVLATSPQGIRDIMSVRDGSIDKTSGVGRELRRLLGGNLFVLPHQEWLPRRRTLQPVFTKKRVESFGAHMAEATEMVVSSWTDGGQISLDAEARQLTMRALGRSVLGLDLDQRADAVAEPLRVATSYAVRRALKPLRPPAWLPTPGRRRSREAAATIRGLAAEIVRACRADPDLDAPLVQALIAARDPETGKPLTDDEIRDELVIFVFAGHDTTATTLTYALWQLGRHPEIQERVAAEAAAIGDRLLTPGDVEQLGYTVQVLREALRLCPPGPTGTRMAMEDVEVAGYRVEAGTMLVFGRMSVQRDPTLWEDPLRFDPERFTPEKMKARDRWQYVPFGGGPRSCIGDHFAMLEATLALASIIRRVRLSSLEDDFPLAVPFTMVPGGPIPARVALR; this is translated from the coding sequence GTGACCGAGACTGCGCGGGAGCAAACTGTTGTGGATCTTCCGCTGGCTCCGATCAATCCGCTGCCGTACCGGCAAAGGCGGGAGGCTTTGCGGAACTTCCACACCGGCACCGACATCCTGCGGGACGCCGGTGGACCGGTCACGCGGTTCAGCCTCGGCCCGCGCTGGCTCATGCCGCCGATCGTTTTGGCGACCTCACCTCAAGGTATCCGCGACATCATGAGCGTCCGCGACGGCTCGATCGACAAGACGAGCGGGGTAGGGCGAGAGCTTCGCCGTTTGCTCGGCGGGAATCTGTTCGTGTTGCCGCATCAGGAATGGCTACCGCGGCGGCGCACATTGCAGCCGGTTTTCACCAAGAAGCGGGTGGAGTCGTTCGGCGCGCACATGGCCGAGGCCACAGAGATGGTGGTGTCCTCGTGGACCGACGGTGGGCAGATCAGCTTGGACGCCGAAGCGCGGCAGCTGACGATGCGCGCACTGGGCCGGTCGGTGTTGGGTCTGGACCTGGATCAGCGGGCGGATGCGGTGGCCGAACCGTTGCGGGTGGCGACCAGTTATGCGGTGCGGCGGGCGTTGAAACCGCTCCGCCCGCCGGCCTGGTTGCCGACCCCGGGGCGACGGCGGTCCCGCGAGGCGGCAGCCACGATCCGGGGGCTGGCCGCCGAGATCGTGCGCGCGTGTCGTGCCGATCCCGACCTGGATGCACCGCTGGTGCAGGCGTTGATCGCCGCGCGTGACCCGGAGACCGGAAAGCCGTTGACCGACGACGAGATTCGCGATGAGCTCGTGATCTTCGTGTTCGCGGGTCATGACACGACGGCCACGACGCTGACCTACGCGTTGTGGCAATTGGGTCGCCATCCCGAAATTCAGGAGCGCGTGGCGGCCGAGGCCGCCGCGATCGGCGATCGGCTGTTGACGCCTGGGGACGTCGAGCAGCTCGGATACACGGTCCAGGTTCTTCGGGAGGCGCTGCGACTGTGTCCGCCCGGGCCCACCGGCACACGGATGGCGATGGAGGACGTGGAGGTCGCCGGATATCGGGTTGAGGCGGGCACGATGTTGGTGTTCGGCCGCATGTCGGTCCAGCGTGACCCGACGCTGTGGGAGGATCCGCTGCGGTTCGATCCCGAGCGGTTCACCCCGGAGAAGATGAAGGCTCGGGACCGGTGGCAGTACGTGCCGTTCGGCGGCGGGCCCCGGTCGTGCATCGGTGATCACTTCGCCATGTTGGAGGCGACGCTGGCGCTGGCGTCGATCATTCGGCGCGTGCGGCTGTCCTCGCTGGAGGACGATTTCCCGTTGGCCGTGCCGTTCACGATGGTGCCGGGTGGTCCGATCCCGGCACGGGTGGCGCTGCGCTGA
- a CDS encoding dienelactone hydrolase family protein has product MHRVDGDGALPNIAYPAPAGALPGYLATPTTDGPWPGVVVVQDVRGMTTDLRRISDRLAGEGYLALAPDLYGRGFKPKCMIATIRAHFADTGDAYDDITAARNHLAGDPRCTGRIGLMGFCMGAGFVLQLSPRGLFDVAAAHYGLAPKSLDALARSCPVVASYGAKDRVVKPGAAGTLESSLTRGSVDRDIKEYPDVGHSFMNKSGIPAPFTIIERLAGFAYSEPEAEDAWERTFAFFEKYLQTPPPEFPGQDGIDDARTS; this is encoded by the coding sequence ATGCATCGAGTAGACGGGGATGGCGCCTTGCCGAACATCGCGTATCCAGCACCCGCGGGGGCTCTGCCCGGGTACCTGGCAACGCCAACAACCGATGGCCCCTGGCCGGGCGTGGTGGTCGTCCAGGACGTGCGGGGGATGACAACGGATCTGCGCCGCATCAGCGATCGCCTCGCAGGCGAGGGGTATCTCGCCCTGGCTCCCGATCTCTACGGGCGAGGATTCAAGCCCAAGTGCATGATCGCCACCATTCGGGCGCACTTCGCCGACACCGGCGACGCCTACGACGACATCACTGCCGCACGCAACCACCTGGCCGGTGACCCGCGGTGCACCGGCCGGATCGGGTTGATGGGATTCTGCATGGGCGCCGGTTTCGTCCTCCAGTTGTCGCCACGAGGCCTCTTCGATGTGGCCGCGGCCCACTACGGACTGGCCCCCAAAAGCCTTGATGCGCTCGCGCGTTCGTGTCCGGTTGTCGCGAGTTACGGAGCCAAGGACCGCGTCGTCAAACCGGGAGCGGCCGGCACGTTGGAGTCCAGCCTCACCAGGGGCTCGGTGGATCGCGACATCAAGGAGTACCCGGACGTCGGGCACAGCTTCATGAACAAGTCAGGCATTCCGGCGCCGTTCACCATCATCGAAAGACTGGCCGGATTTGCCTATTCGGAGCCAGAAGCCGAGGACGCATGGGAGCGGACGTTCGCCTTCTTCGAGAAGTATCTGCAGACGCCTCCCCCGGAGTTTCCCGGGCAGGACGGTATCGACGATGCGCGAACCAGCTGA
- a CDS encoding class I SAM-dependent methyltransferase: MSDVMDWDAAYRGHIFAGPPPWNIGRPQPVIADLIATGQVQDPVLDAGCGSGDLTIALAEAGHTVTGVDISTAAINQAIEHAGERGLTALFIQGDASDLAAVGLGEPQFNTVIDCTLFHSLPLDARDDYLRGIHAAANPGARLYLLVFTTDALPADSPCPVPNLVTEAEVRDAVARHWTVDTIEPSHVAVRLPDIPNLPEHNFHTDEDGLTHLPALLLTAHKQAS; the protein is encoded by the coding sequence ATGTCAGACGTCATGGATTGGGACGCCGCCTACCGCGGCCACATCTTCGCTGGACCTCCCCCGTGGAACATCGGCAGACCCCAACCCGTCATAGCCGACCTCATCGCGACCGGCCAGGTTCAAGACCCGGTGCTCGACGCGGGCTGCGGCAGCGGCGATCTCACCATCGCGCTCGCCGAAGCCGGCCACACCGTCACCGGTGTCGACATCTCCACCGCGGCCATCAACCAAGCCATCGAGCACGCAGGCGAGCGAGGTCTCACCGCCCTCTTCATCCAAGGCGACGCGAGCGACCTGGCCGCCGTCGGATTGGGCGAACCCCAGTTCAACACCGTCATCGATTGCACGCTGTTCCACTCGCTACCCCTCGACGCGCGCGATGACTACCTTCGGGGCATCCACGCCGCGGCCAACCCCGGCGCCCGGCTCTACCTGCTGGTGTTCACCACCGACGCGCTGCCCGCCGACTCACCGTGCCCGGTGCCAAATCTGGTGACCGAGGCCGAAGTACGCGACGCCGTCGCCCGACACTGGACCGTCGACACCATCGAACCGTCACACGTCGCGGTCCGGCTTCCCGACATCCCCAACCTGCCCGAGCACAACTTCCACACCGACGAAGACGGTCTCACCCACCTGCCTGCGCTGCTCCTCACCGCGCACAAGCAGGCGTCGTAA
- a CDS encoding Rv1355c family protein gives MQTAYTAQVLDPTLPGDRARLDELRADPAIAFLDHHDQQLQSLRALRPAPADELLGEGRRWAYYPWRRAVVAVLGPRGFQALRLDRNRNNITAAEQAKLGTLTIGVAGLSVGHVIAHTLAAQGLCGKLRLADFDELELSNLNRVPATVFDLGINKAVVAARRIAEIDPYLHVEVLEAGLNAETLDDFVDGLDIAVEECDSLDIKALLRVAARDRNIPVLMATSDRGIIDVERFDQDRQRPILHGLLGQLDIGLLPGMSSREKIPHVLRHLEAERLSPRTAASLIEVDRSLSTWPQLAADVIIGASAVAEAVRRIGLGEELGSGRSRIDVNWALDQIREPDMGHRYETTLDDPDTPQALTGGPIEHLASAAMRAPSGGNTQPWLITITGDSITVSLDPEYTSTMDVNFRGSAVALGAALLNIKIAAAEHRVLGPVTVTAGDAVPLQATMRITDDGTDPALARLYRSMLNRESNRHHGTPKPLDDATVAQISAAAERHGAVLHLLTQRDDISRAATILAGADRIRFLTPHLHKEMISELRWPGDPDPDTGIDVRSLEFDAGDMAILDVLRRPDVMAHLAEWDAGSALGDDMRDRVLASSALAVVTVTGNDLLAYAAGGSAVEAVWIAAQQQGYGVQPVSPVFLYAHTAAELEELSAPFANELGRLQSEFNALAQLQPGESVALILRLTVAPPASLPSRRSISRVQSSATTTRSGEPR, from the coding sequence ATGCAGACCGCCTACACCGCACAGGTTCTCGACCCAACTCTGCCTGGCGACAGGGCCCGCCTCGATGAGCTCCGCGCTGACCCTGCGATCGCCTTCCTCGACCATCACGACCAACAGCTGCAGAGCCTGCGCGCACTTCGCCCGGCACCGGCCGACGAGCTGCTGGGCGAAGGCCGGCGATGGGCCTACTACCCGTGGCGGCGCGCCGTCGTCGCCGTACTCGGCCCGCGCGGGTTCCAGGCGCTGCGGCTGGACCGCAACCGCAACAACATCACCGCCGCCGAGCAAGCCAAACTCGGCACGCTCACGATCGGCGTCGCCGGCCTCAGCGTGGGCCATGTCATCGCCCACACGCTCGCCGCCCAGGGGCTGTGCGGCAAACTGCGCCTGGCCGATTTCGACGAGCTCGAACTGTCCAACCTCAACCGCGTGCCTGCCACCGTCTTCGACCTCGGCATCAACAAGGCCGTTGTCGCCGCCCGCAGAATCGCCGAGATCGACCCCTACCTTCACGTCGAGGTGCTCGAGGCAGGCCTCAACGCCGAGACCCTCGACGACTTCGTCGACGGCCTCGACATCGCGGTTGAGGAATGCGATTCACTCGACATCAAAGCCCTGCTCCGCGTCGCGGCACGCGACCGCAACATCCCGGTGCTCATGGCCACCAGTGACCGCGGCATCATCGACGTCGAACGCTTCGACCAGGATCGGCAGCGGCCCATCCTGCACGGACTGCTCGGACAACTCGACATCGGCCTCCTGCCCGGCATGAGCAGCCGCGAGAAGATCCCGCACGTCCTGCGGCACCTGGAAGCCGAACGCCTGTCGCCCCGCACGGCCGCATCCCTCATCGAGGTCGACCGATCCCTGTCCACCTGGCCGCAGCTGGCCGCCGACGTCATCATCGGCGCGTCGGCGGTCGCCGAGGCCGTCCGCCGGATCGGACTCGGTGAGGAACTCGGCTCCGGCCGCAGCCGCATCGACGTGAACTGGGCCCTCGACCAGATCCGCGAACCCGACATGGGACATCGTTACGAGACGACCCTCGACGATCCGGACACCCCGCAGGCGCTCACCGGAGGCCCGATCGAACATTTGGCCTCAGCCGCCATGCGCGCCCCCTCCGGCGGCAACACCCAACCCTGGCTGATCACGATCACCGGGGACTCCATCACCGTGAGCCTCGACCCCGAATACACCTCGACGATGGACGTCAATTTCCGCGGCAGTGCCGTCGCCTTGGGCGCAGCACTGCTGAACATCAAGATCGCGGCCGCCGAACACCGCGTGCTCGGCCCCGTCACCGTCACCGCAGGCGACGCCGTGCCGCTGCAGGCCACCATGCGCATCACCGACGACGGCACCGATCCCGCGCTCGCCCGCCTCTACCGGTCGATGCTGAACCGCGAATCCAACCGCCATCACGGAACACCCAAGCCGCTGGACGACGCCACAGTCGCCCAGATCAGCGCCGCGGCCGAACGCCATGGTGCAGTCCTGCACCTGCTCACGCAACGAGACGACATCTCCCGGGCGGCCACCATCCTTGCCGGCGCCGACCGCATCCGGTTCCTGACGCCACACCTGCACAAAGAGATGATCTCCGAACTGCGCTGGCCGGGTGACCCGGACCCGGACACCGGCATCGACGTACGCAGCCTGGAATTCGACGCAGGCGACATGGCAATCCTCGATGTCCTACGCCGCCCCGACGTCATGGCGCATCTCGCCGAATGGGACGCCGGATCCGCACTCGGCGACGATATGCGCGACCGGGTCCTGGCCAGCTCGGCGCTGGCCGTTGTCACGGTGACCGGAAACGACCTGCTCGCCTACGCCGCAGGCGGGTCGGCGGTCGAAGCCGTCTGGATCGCCGCGCAGCAGCAGGGATACGGCGTGCAGCCGGTATCTCCGGTCTTCCTCTACGCGCACACCGCCGCCGAACTCGAGGAACTCTCCGCGCCGTTCGCGAACGAATTGGGCCGACTGCAAAGCGAATTCAACGCTCTGGCGCAACTACAACCGGGGGAGTCGGTCGCCCTGATCCTGCGCCTGACCGTCGCGCCGCCGGCATCGCTGCCGAGCCGACGCAGCATCAGCCGGGTACAGAGCAGCGCGACGACAACCCGCTCGGGGGAGCCCCGGTGA
- a CDS encoding AraC family transcriptional regulator — protein sequence MRTTVETHDNLARDVLAIATDYFYGEVLAPHRHRRAQFLYGVGGTMDVRTEHGSWLVPTERAVLIPPQTQHAVTMWGVSTRSLYIEPDAVPWFPTRCTVVDVSTLLRELLVAAVAVPMDHPPDARDAALFALTLHEVAGCTSLPLDLPLPQQGALSGQCRRFLAAPRIDTTTGWWANALHVSERTVARLFRKELSMTVAEWQRRACALHALRQLTQGVAVSAVASELGYSSPAAFSTMFRRALGTSPSAFSPRRPQSLMSLPRNEIPARHWHCTDIACVDAAAAIPRSRSRHERPAPS from the coding sequence GTGCGCACGACGGTGGAAACGCACGACAACCTCGCTCGTGACGTGCTGGCGATCGCCACCGACTACTTCTATGGTGAAGTCCTCGCGCCGCATCGGCACCGCCGCGCTCAATTCCTCTACGGTGTCGGCGGAACCATGGACGTCAGGACAGAACACGGCTCTTGGCTTGTGCCTACCGAACGCGCCGTGCTGATACCCCCACAGACCCAGCACGCAGTCACCATGTGGGGTGTATCTACCCGCAGCTTGTACATCGAACCTGATGCGGTGCCGTGGTTTCCCACACGATGCACGGTTGTTGACGTGTCGACGCTTCTGCGGGAGTTGCTCGTCGCCGCGGTCGCCGTGCCCATGGACCATCCGCCTGATGCACGCGATGCGGCCCTGTTCGCGTTGACACTGCACGAGGTCGCCGGCTGTACTTCCTTACCTTTGGATCTCCCACTGCCGCAACAGGGTGCGTTGAGCGGGCAATGCCGACGGTTTCTTGCTGCGCCCAGGATCGACACCACGACCGGGTGGTGGGCGAACGCGCTCCACGTCAGCGAACGCACCGTCGCACGGTTGTTTCGCAAGGAGTTGTCGATGACAGTCGCCGAGTGGCAACGCCGGGCCTGTGCACTTCACGCTCTTCGACAGCTAACCCAAGGTGTCGCCGTGTCCGCGGTGGCCTCCGAGCTGGGTTACTCGAGTCCCGCCGCCTTTTCCACGATGTTCCGTCGTGCACTCGGAACGTCTCCAAGCGCATTCTCGCCCCGACGGCCTCAGTCTCTGATGTCATTGCCGAGGAATGAAATTCCCGCACGACATTGGCACTGCACCGACATCGCCTGCGTCGACGCCGCAGCCGCGATACCCCGCAGTAGATCACGGCACGAGCGGCCGGCGCCGTCGTAG